A stretch of the Streptococcus suis genome encodes the following:
- a CDS encoding iron ABC transporter permease: protein MNRVIRSHSSRRGAGYLVQPLLIFFIISLLFVIGAYLSLRFGAISYSHQQLVETLRHPMTDSPVQDVVIDLRLPRMVAAILVGAAMAQAGAMMQGITRNAIADPGLLGINAGAGLALILGYAIFGSLHYSQILVICLLGSCLAAGLVFGLSYQVQKGYNQLRLILSGAMVASLFSAIGQAITIYFDLSTAVIGWQAGGLVQVNWKMLTIIGPLIIVGLILAQLFSHQLTILSLNETVAKNLGQRTALMTMVLLGIVLLLSAAAVALVGSLSFVGLIIPHFIRMFTGKNYKMLLPLTAFAGASFLIWVDLVCRSINPPAETPISAVISIIGLPCFLWLIRKEKHL, encoded by the coding sequence ATGAATAGAGTAATACGTTCTCATTCTTCAAGGAGAGGAGCTGGATATCTAGTCCAGCCTCTTCTTATTTTTTTCATCATTAGCCTGCTTTTCGTAATAGGTGCCTATTTGAGTTTACGATTTGGTGCTATTTCTTACAGTCATCAGCAACTCGTAGAAACACTACGCCATCCGATGACAGATTCACCTGTACAGGATGTTGTCATTGATTTACGATTGCCTCGAATGGTGGCTGCCATCTTGGTTGGAGCTGCTATGGCACAAGCAGGAGCGATGATGCAGGGAATAACGCGAAATGCAATCGCAGATCCTGGCTTATTAGGAATCAATGCTGGAGCAGGCCTCGCCCTCATCCTCGGCTATGCCATTTTTGGTAGCTTGCATTACAGTCAAATTTTAGTGATCTGTTTACTAGGCTCTTGCCTAGCAGCTGGTCTAGTCTTCGGTCTGTCTTATCAAGTGCAAAAAGGCTATAATCAACTCCGTTTGATTTTGTCGGGTGCAATGGTAGCCAGCTTATTTTCCGCAATAGGGCAGGCCATTACCATCTATTTCGATCTATCAACAGCTGTCATCGGTTGGCAAGCAGGGGGCTTAGTACAGGTCAATTGGAAAATGTTAACTATTATTGGTCCACTTATCATTGTTGGCCTCATCCTTGCCCAACTCTTTTCACATCAGCTGACCATCCTGAGTCTTAACGAGACTGTTGCTAAAAATCTTGGGCAACGAACCGCACTAATGACCATGGTATTGTTGGGTATCGTCCTTTTGCTCTCAGCTGCTGCAGTGGCACTGGTGGGTTCCCTCTCATTTGTTGGGCTCATCATTCCACATTTTATCCGCATGTTTACAGGAAAAAATTACAAAATGCTCTTACCTTTAACAGCTTTTGCTGGAGCAAGTTTCCTGATCTGGGTAGACTTGGTTTGTCGTTCAATCAACCCACCTGCTGAAACACCTATTAGTGCAGTAATCAGTATCATCGGCTTACCTTGTTTCCTATGGTTGATTCGAAAGGAGAAACACCTTTGA
- a CDS encoding iron ABC transporter permease: protein MIRRHNYLKIFSFLFILLSAGFLISLSIGYANSSFSDVMDVVRGRASSSTLLIIGRIRLPRIFASMIGGASLALAGLLLQTLTRNPLADSGILGINAGAGLVVALFVGLSSKISPDLMNTLPLFAMLGGGLTIFIVYWIARKKLYGIHPTRLIITGVGISSMLSGIMVSLISRLDDFKMEYIVQWLSGRVNGGDWKTIAIYTPLLLIVWLATYSRCRSLNIMNLNDQTAMALGLHLQRERRIVLILATALASLSVILVGNITFVGLIAGHIVRKWLGNDHRIIIPASMIVGSLILLIADTIGRVLLVGTGIPTGIIVSLIGAPYFLWLLKQEG, encoded by the coding sequence TTGATAAGACGTCATAACTATCTTAAGATTTTTTCATTCCTCTTCATCCTCCTTTCTGCTGGTTTTCTCATCTCCTTATCCATTGGATACGCCAACTCATCCTTTTCAGATGTGATGGATGTCGTCAGAGGACGAGCTAGCTCCTCAACTCTCCTTATCATTGGTAGAATTCGTTTACCGAGAATATTTGCCTCAATGATTGGAGGGGCTTCTCTGGCTTTAGCTGGACTCTTGTTGCAAACATTAACTCGAAATCCTCTGGCTGATTCTGGCATATTGGGAATTAATGCTGGGGCTGGTCTTGTTGTAGCACTCTTTGTTGGCCTTTCTTCAAAGATTAGTCCTGACTTAATGAATACTCTGCCACTTTTTGCTATGTTGGGTGGTGGACTAACCATTTTTATCGTTTACTGGATTGCTCGCAAGAAACTATATGGTATCCATCCAACCCGCTTGATTATCACTGGAGTCGGTATCTCGAGCATGTTATCTGGCATCATGGTCAGCCTAATAAGTCGCTTGGATGATTTCAAAATGGAATACATCGTCCAGTGGCTCAGCGGTCGAGTAAATGGTGGAGATTGGAAGACTATCGCCATCTATACGCCACTTCTTCTCATCGTTTGGCTAGCAACATATAGTCGCTGTCGTTCCCTCAATATTATGAATCTCAATGACCAGACAGCCATGGCTTTGGGACTCCACTTACAACGCGAAAGACGGATCGTCTTGATATTGGCTACTGCTCTTGCTTCCCTCAGTGTCATTTTGGTGGGAAATATTACTTTTGTTGGCCTCATTGCTGGTCACATTGTTCGCAAGTGGTTGGGAAATGATCATCGAATCATCATACCTGCTAGCATGATTGTCGGGAGTCTCATACTTCTCATTGCTGATACAATTGGCCGTGTACTACTTGTTGGAACAGGCATTCCAACTGGTATTATCGTTTCCCTTATCGGTGCACCCTATTTTCTTTGGTTACTAAAACAAGAAGGCTAG